From a region of the Arachis ipaensis cultivar K30076 chromosome B09, Araip1.1, whole genome shotgun sequence genome:
- the LOC107616958 gene encoding uncharacterized protein LOC107616958 — MPRSRTHFRCYHRHGEEASKRGRTRALSLPSLGLRAASPSLVTHEARAHARGWRTALLSPLLLPTPLLPVEDDAVAGQNSGEREEVMKEGAAPSPWSPPRQTREWPPSLQRSRAATFTFSRTERGGCAKGDLLPPLLLGILWSKPPLMELESSSAMAAVPPVAEKGHRCCRWKLPLELVSFGVAASCRYRNHYQGCRFMVQSLLICELMWLLQK, encoded by the exons ATGCCTCGCAGTCGAACCCATTTCCGCTGCTACCACCGTCACGGAGAAGAGGCGTCGAAGAGGGGCCGAACTCGCGCCTTGTCGCTGCCGTCCCTGGGGCTTCGAGCCGCGTCACCGTCCTTAGTGACCCACGAAGCGAGAGCACACGCGCGGGGGTGGAGGACGGCGTTGCTGTCGCCGCTGCTTCTCCCAACTCCGCTGCTGCCCGTTGAAGACGACGCCGTCGCTGGTCAGAACTCAGGCGAGAGAGAGGAGGTCATGAAGGAGGGAGCCGCACCCAGTCCCTGGTCGCCGCCGCGCCAAACGAGGGAGTGGCCGCCGTCGTTGCAAAGGAGCCGCGCGGCCACCTTCACATTCTCGCGCACAGAGAGAGGGGGATGCGCGAAGGGGGACCTTCTTCCGCCGCTGCTGCTTGGGATCTTGTGGTCCAAGCCGCCATTGATGGAGCTTGAATCGTCGTCAGCCATGGCTGCTGTGCCTCCGGTCGCTGAGAAGGGCCACCGCTGCTGCCGCTGGAAATTGCCACTGGAACTGGTGTCGTTTG GAGTTGCTGCAAGTTGCCGCTACCGGAATCACTACCAGGGCTGCCGCTTCATGGTTCAGTCACTTCTTATTTGCG agttgatGTGGTTACTGCAAAAGTGA